The Clarias gariepinus isolate MV-2021 ecotype Netherlands chromosome 20, CGAR_prim_01v2, whole genome shotgun sequence genome includes the window TTGAAGGAACTTTAATGGGCTTCTCACAGACATATTTGGCCGAGCATGAGGTAACAcacaggctttgtttcatcgcaatcaACAAACAGTACGAGATAATATGCTACTTTAAAATGGAAACCACTCATGATAAAAATTAACTTGTAAtgttatgtaaaataaacatgtcACCTCAACATTCTACACACCTCAGGGTAACAGGTAAAAATGTTAgatcattccaaaattcaacagacaGCACTGGACTTTAACACGCTTACAAGTGTGTGATTGAACTCCACACAAAGAAAGTCGcgtgtatttaaataaaataaaaagtatacacttataaataaaaacttgtatACTTTTAATACGTTATAGTGACTATATAtttacatcatactatttttttcctgaagtgcaTACACATTTTTGTCTTCAAAATgacgaaaaaaaaattcctgtgGGTGTTCAAATATTGATGTGCATGTTATGAAAGCACCATGTTCTTTAAAAATTGCAATCTCTAAACAATTTCACTcagacacaaacaaaacacGATTACTACTCTTGCTGTTTTTCCAAACTTTTTATTGACCATGTCTATGAGCATCAGAGTTTTAAACAGACTCCTGGACGGGGGGCTCGTATCCGTCCGCTCTCTCCACCTTTGCCCCAGTCTCACCCTCTGCAGGCTTAGCAGTGCTGCTGCTTCCGCCTTCACCGTGCAGCTCCATCAGCTTCCCCACTGCAAAACACAGAAAAAGTCAACATAAAACAGGACACTTCCAGACAGATCAGTGAAGACCTTAGTTATATAGCCTGTGAATTGGGAATAAGGTCCCAGTTTAAACTCTAAACTCACACTCAAACTTGGGCTTCTTGAGCATCTTGACCTTCCTGACGTAGACGTCGTGCAGCGGGTAGATGGACTGGCAGGCTTTCTCAATGTCCTTCCCAACGCTGTCAGGGATCCTGTAATTCACACACGCAGGCGAAACTTAGAATTAACACACCAAAGTAGAACCAACTCTGtaggaaataaaaacactaaCAGTCGTGGCACTTACAGTTTGTTTACCACCTCCTTAAGATCGTTGGTCTGAACCTCACGGGTCATGATCTCCATCATCTTCTTGCGGATCTGGCGGACCTGCTGGTGCTGGGCATACGACGTCTTGCGGATCTGGTTGGAGCGTTTCTTGGTGAACCCCACGCAGAACAGGCGCAGCAGGTAACCGTCGGTGGTCTTCACGTCCACGTGGGCCTCAATCATAGTCTGCGCGGGAACAGAGACGGATTTatcaaatgtttttgttttgttttttttatctgggcAAACTGCTGTAGGACAAATAATCACCACACATCAAAAACAGAACGTTTACAATCAGgaattagatttttctttccTATGAAAAAAGGACGCCGGACTCTCGAgcacttttactcaagtacgcAAGTAAAGTGAGAACTTGTATTTCAGTGATATTCACCTTAGgaaatctctacttttactcaaacACAGAATGTGCACTTTGCTACCTTGTAATACTCAAGAAAGAAGATCTAACCTACAGGATGTAAAAAGGCTTAAAGGTTAAATATTTACACCCCCAACGTCTGATCGACCCGTACCTGCCACTTCTTGACCATGGAGCACATCTTGTCGCGGGTCAGGTCCATGCCGTGGAAGTTGGTCAGGCAGTTCTTGCCCTGGACGTCCTCGGTGATGAGCTTGAACTTGCGGAAGGCAACCTCGTCGTTCTGCAGGTCGGCGAGACTCACCTCAAACACGCGGCCCTTCAGACCGTCAGAGGCGATCCCTGCAAACACGCAAAACACCAGAGCGTCACTCAGGAGAAAAAGAATTGGATATAGACACAGGATTCATGGGAATGCCGGCAGATTTCCCGAGTCTAATCACTGCTCTTCATCTGGGACCAAAACATTCATTCATCCCAACAATCGTGATCAGACCTtctaaaattaaacaataatgcAGGTGTCGATCTGGTCCATCGCACGCGAGCGTAAAAGAAGCGACATTTCTAAACATGACCCTTTCCCACCATTACGGGATGCAGGTGAAACCGTTACATTTTAGAAtagtgtggggggaaaaaaatataattacaatcgTCAAACCGACACCAAAACAGATTTAATTTATACGCATTTGAGGCAGCAATCTGTTGCAGTTTCTCTATAATCCGACAGGTGGTACACACTGAACTATTCTGACAAGTAAAACCAACACATCCAACatgtatataaatgttaaatcgGAATATTTATATCATGATATTTACAGAAACGCGAATGGAATCAACACCCaggtattgtgacatcattttatcATTGATCTGTCGACTCCCATTGCTGATATATTTACACGCGTCTTGATTTTTCCTACAGGTGTAAAATCGGACAAGCTTCCATAAACCCCCCCTCCACCCGAAAAAAGGTTGTTCAATTAAAGTCACCTTctaactattataataaactaacTGCATACAGGTTTTATCATCGTTATATCCACCCCCCCCAACAATTCCTTCTTCTTAATCTGTTGCTGTAGTAATTACTTAACCATACAAATATCCACACTTGGATGCAACACAACCACACTCACACGAGACAATTTACGCCTGTCCGGAATTTCATCACTAATAAGGCAGATG containing:
- the rps3a gene encoding 40S ribosomal protein S3a encodes the protein MAVGKNKRLTKGGKKGAKKKIVDPFSKKDWYDVKAPAMFNIRNLGKTLVTRTQGTRIASDGLKGRVFEVSLADLQNDEVAFRKFKLITEDVQGKNCLTNFHGMDLTRDKMCSMVKKWQTMIEAHVDVKTTDGYLLRLFCVGFTKKRSNQIRKTSYAQHQQVRQIRKKMMEIMTREVQTNDLKEVVNKLIPDSVGKDIEKACQSIYPLHDVYVRKVKMLKKPKFELGKLMELHGEGGSSSTAKPAEGETGAKVERADGYEPPVQESV